A DNA window from Arachis duranensis cultivar V14167 chromosome 3, aradu.V14167.gnm2.J7QH, whole genome shotgun sequence contains the following coding sequences:
- the LOC107479173 gene encoding protein TIFY 10A translates to MSSSSEYSEFSGQKPARSPEKSSFSQTCSLLSQYIKEKGNFGDLTLGITCNTEPSGSPETSCQSATTMNLFPTKENNVAPKSLTLTGTAMGLLSPQGAYRANLPSEEIPNLINSSAVKSVSKGLKTAQLTIFYNGQVVVLDDCPAEKANELMAFAKKGVSQTQNNSVYTYTQSQPSFPPNLARTSAADSSAQAFPNVNIVASSGSSSIHEHSKPQSRPVVCDLPIARKASLHRFLEKRKDRIASKGPYQAANPIGSANKPAESMSWLELGAKSQE, encoded by the exons ATGTCTAGTTCGTCGGAATACTCGGAATTTTCCGGCCAGAAGCCGGCGAGGTCACCGGAAAAATCGAGCTTCTCTCAGACTTGCAGTTTGTTGAGTCAATACATCAAAGAAAAGGGCAACTTTGGAGATCTTACCCTCGGTATCACATGCAACACCGAACCAAGTG GGTCACCTGAAACATCGTGTCAGTCTGCAACAACTATGAACCTATTTCCTACCAAAGAAAACAACGTTGCACCAAAAAGCCTCACACTCACTGGCACAGCCATGGGTTTGCTCTCTCCACAAGGTGCTTATCGTGCCAATCTTCCCTCTGAAGAAATTCCAAACTTGATCAATTCCAG TGCAGTTAAGTCTGTGAGCAAGGGCCTGAAAACTGCACAATTGACAATCTTCTATAATGGTCAAGTTGTTGTGCTCGATGATTGTCCTGCTGAGAAGGCGAACGAGCTCATGGCTTTTGCCAAGAAAGGAGTCTCTCAAACCCAGAACAACTCTGTCTACACCTACACTCAGAGCCAGCCTTCATTTCCTCCTAATTTGGCCAGAACATCTGCTGCTGATTCGAGTGCTCAAGCCTTTCCTAACGTGAATATTGTTGCAAGTTCCGGTAGCAGTTCGATCCACGAGCACTCAAAACCTCAGTCCAGACCTGTTGTTTGTG AtctaccaattgcaagaaaagcTTCGCTTCATCGGTTCCTGGAGAAGAGAAAGGATAG AATTGCATCAAAGGGTCCATATCAAGCAGCAAATCCCATTGGGAGCGCTAACAAGCCAGCTGAATCCATGTCATGGCTTGAGTTGGGTGCTAAATCTCAAGAATGA